The segment ttcTTCACTTTCTTAAATTCGtattaaatcaaatttagacaaacaaattgaaaaacaGAAACTTATGAGTCTTACTTGATGAATCGGTTGTAAGCAGAAGGGACTCGCTGTCTCTTCTCAGGAGCTGTAAACACAAGACAggcaaaattaagaaaaaataactttaattacGTTTATTGTAAATAATCTTTCTATTTTCACGAGAGTGACTTGTTTATGTAAACACTACTTACACAAAACACTTGACATCTTTTAGTTTCATCTTTCATCACAAAGTAAagtcagaaaaaaaaaatcagagtTGGTATAtgttaaagagaaaaaaaaaatagatttactTTATTTAATAAGAAGCATCACAAAAAATAAGGGtaaatttttagtattttatcgTGTCAGTACATATAACTTAAACTCTTAATATAAGATATCTCACGTCTGTTAACAacgggtggtggtctaggaagATCATCAAATCCAGGTCGAGCAGGCAGCTGCACAAATTCATGAGCAGAATTACTCTGATTCATCAAGAAATTTGGGGTTGCATTGCTTATTTCATCCtgcaaattaaaaacaatagtcatttatcaattttttctaacaaattataaaaaaataaatatataattatctaggGTTTGAGTTTGACCatagattttgaaaatatattctttaaatattttcaagttcTGAAAAACTCGCTTGTGAGCCAGCTTTTGAGACTTCTACTTACAAAACTTCAAAATCTGTGATCAAACGAGAGCGATATATTCGGAACATACCAGAAGATTGTGGGAAGGAGAGAAGTAAGTGTGACCAAAATGATGATGATTAGTGGAAGGCAAAAGCCATCCAGGCAAAAGATTAGTGCAGTGTCCACATCGAACCGTCACAGTTTTGAACAAACTTGTGCACGGTACACTTacctaaaaataaaatcataaaaaaaaaaaaattgttagaatCACAACTTTTTTGTTGGCTTAATATagattaaatttcatatttgagGGGTTTAGTTTGTAGATATTAATCTCCTAGCCCTCCTTTAATCGTCTTATTTATCCTCTTGTTGTATTTCGAGATAAGGTCAAACCCCCCTCTTGTATCCTATCTTTTAGAATTTAAAACTCATTTGATAATCgggaaaattttctttaaaaaaaaaaaaagagtcaaaaaAACCACTCTAGTAAATTAGAGGATTAGGAAATTATTTGAGTATTTGATTAAGGATATTAAAGCTTACACAAAATCCATGATGGGATTATTATTATGTAAAGATGAGATTAAACCAATATTATAATCTTGGAATAACCTTATTTTGAACCAAACGAcctaaaagaaaaaacacaagAAACCCTAATAAGAAAACATGATATATACATACGTAATTCTTTATTGAAAAACtagtatatctatctatctatctatatatatatatataccgcGAGGACGGTGTCACAAACATTGCAATGGACATAGCAGAGCTGCTCGGAAGGAGGTGGAGGAGGAAGGTGGTCCAATGATAAGCTATTTGAAGAGGACATTATATTATTTCTCTTATTCTTTTCCAAATTGATTGGTTCCTCCTGTTTTTGTGATTGATTTGATTGATGTCTTTGACACTTCCTTGTATCTTATGATGATAGGAGTTTGAGGAAAGAAGATAAGAGTCAGAGAGGGCAAAAaaaaccctttttttttctccctcACTATTAATTAGCACACTACTTAATGTCTTGGTCTTGTTTGTTATAGATTGGTGATGGATGTTATGTATGTTATGCATATATAGTGGACAATGCACATGCATGGATgtgtaaatattatattttatttttatactatggttttaaaatttatgaagtaGTATTATAATTAAGAGAGAAAAGATGAAACATATGTTGTGTGGTTGGCATTCCCAATGTTATGTGTATGAATTGAAAGGCAGAATGCGGCAGATGTGGGGGAGAGGAGCTAGAAAATGACCTTTGCATGGGGCGTTATAAAGCTCCCAAATACACACATTCACttgttattttcattgtttGTAATTTTAGATGGTAtgctttttaactttttcatcGCAATTACTTTTcgtttatgtgatattttttttttaaatttagtcTGGTCTAAAAAAAGAATCTTATAATTTAGTTTTATCCTTAACGAAATAATGTGTAGGcatatatttctttctttttttaaatttggtgTTAAGTCTAATAGTGCCAGATAAATTGAGATGAAGAGATTAATATATTCTTAGaaacattcaacacataatagAAAGTAAATGAGTAAAAGTATGGTGTATGAtcattttattgtataattttttatcataaatcgtTAGAGAAATCACACTTTTATGTACTTAACTATTTCTCAATACGACGTCCCGGGAAAGTTTAATTCCTTTTTAGTGAGTCAATCACGtataaattctttttgataatcTGTGACCGAAACTAGCTCATGACGTGGAGATTGTTTAGGACTATGTAGAGAGGCCAAAAGTTCCATATCCCACCGGTATGAGATAGTTAAACACCCCACCCGCTTAATTCTACCAACTGAAGCACGAATAATAAACTATCGGAGCTTAATATCGAGAGACAATAGTACTAtctgtgaaattaggtcttggACCTACCTCACACCCCCAAAAGCTAACTCAAAGGAAGGAGAATTGTCCAAGCCTTACAAGTAATCCACTCACCTCATTAACCACCAATGTGAAACTTTTATCATTCTTAACACCCATCTCATGTCCGATGCTTAACATCTGGTGCAtaagaaattttgattttgggaagCCCCAACATTATGTGAGATGGATCATGCTCTGATATCATATGGATTAGATTTTAGACTTAACTCTCTtctcaaaagctagctcaaaggagAAGTATTTCCCAAGCGTTATAAGAAGTTcactcatctcattaaccaccaattagactttgtcattctttaacactaTCTCTTACCACTTAAACTAGATATTCGATGCAATAATAATACATTTAAATGTAACATTAGAGCATATAGAGATCCCAAGTTTGACTCGATCTTTCATCCTATTatccaaataaatttatttaagataTGAATAAAGATCATTACGACTCACATGTTATTCGATCGtttcaaatatataatgaaataaagaaGTCTTTTTCATCTAACGACTAAAACATGTCAAAATACATTcgtatcataaaaaaatatttaccattcaTAACGTCAGACAGGAAATAACTATTGGaaagataaaaatagaaaaacacaaAACCCTAGAAAAAGCCTTTTGAAGAACTTTCTTGTGACCCCAGGACATTAAGCCATATCCACATTAATTCCAAATTCCAAATACTAGTAATATATCCCATCCAATTGAACCCTACTACCCCCCCTTTCGTCTCCGCCTCCCTAGGGTTTTATAAAAACCTAAATAATTGTATAATGATGgtgttttttaaaatactaattATATAGCCATGATTATGTGATAATATGTAAACAGTACAAAGGACTAGCTAAAACATTACTTTTGATGATTTGACCATTCATTCTCTTCTCACTTTACagaaaaaatgaattcaaagtcagtgaaaaataaaaacatctCAGTTGTGTCAAATACTTTTACCGTCCTATTTTGTcctttcctttatttttttttactttcttttttgtCTAACCTTTTTTTAGATCCATTCACTTTCTTTTGCACGAATCCCCACACACttctatgaaattttaaaagtaacGATACTTTgagttttaattaataataataatatcaataattgATCGATAATCTATAGTTTAATTACAAAAACTCGCGACACATAACATTGATTTGTATTgattttcatcaaatttgtTTGCTCTATGTCAATGTATGAGAGAGAGAATAGACATAAAGCGAATTAATACAATATTACAAAGCGAATCAACGTAAAATTCTAATTTGAATAAATACAAGGAAATAATTTTTCCTACTTATTTATATTCACTTAGAAGAACCCTAATGTTGCTTCAATCATTATTAGGAATTATTAAATGCTTAAATgtgcttaattaattaagtgaaaaaAGAAGTCTAAATACAATCAACTGGTTAGGGATTAGGTGTAACGTTTTCTTGTTTTTAGTCAAAACAACACTTATTGAAGTGGAAAAAAGAATCATTAGAGTGGTTATATATATGCTAAAGAGTTAGACaaatttagttaaattaattagttggaCAATCTGATTTAGAAGCATTTCAAAACCTATTTACAATGTTTGGTAAACATCAAACTATTTATATGTAAATTGAAGtcaaaatcatttaaaacttGATCAAATATTTTACGTACTATATATTctatctttcatttttttttcctaaacattaaatatcatttttaaaacaaaacttcTAACTTCATAAATCCATAATTGTCATTTCCTCTCTTGTTTACACGGATGTTACAAATTTGTATacttttttcacaaaatttaagGGCAGTTTAGTCATTTTTACAAACGAAAACCTTATCAGATATATTTTACTGAACATtaactatttattaaaaaatatcaatactTTTATTCAAAAACATAACTACtgtttagttttttattttcacttaatatatgatatatgtattGAAACCGACTTGTAACTATTTATATCTACcgttaaaaaaaaatcaccacTTAAAAAGCTTATTCACCTTATGTCATCAACAAATTAAGACATGCTCTAAgttaataaaattgatttacaattacaacaacatatctaatattataattttatatattaataatttttaaaaataaaatatatgtaaattttatcacTCTATTAAACGGAAgacttaaaataagtatatattgaatttgaCCATATAACCCAAAAGAGAACATTCTAGTGGTATCACCGATTAGCCTCTTCCACTCTACAATATCTATTATAGTAGCTCCCAAGATCCGTCAAATCATTCATGTGACCGATCATAATAGATAttgacataaaatttaagaaaattaaaaaaaataatattatagtgttaaattaaaataagattaaaatatattaaaatggaTGGTGACATGGAGTATATTATTTTGTGTTAGTTTAGCTGGTTATAAAATCTAAAGGATGCAAAGAAAactaatatttaactttttttttaatacgtgactattttatttatttattaatttatttagtggGCTAGTGCTCTTAGAGTAAGTAGAATTTTATGAATAACCATAGCATAAATAGAGAAGGGGCTGTTGATATTCGAGCCTAACACAAAAGACTATCGAAAGAATGTGTAGGGGACTGGTCTAGAAGTTGAAAGAATTAATGCATAAAAGTGTGATATTTTCAAATTCAGttcattgaaaattttattaatatagttTGTAGTCTTTAATTATTTGATGTGTTACATATCACAATAATAAATTGTTTGACAATTAGCAAGACAAACTTTGGACAAAAATGCAAATGACCTGTTTATTTGACGATTCTTCATGTATATGAGGTGATTGATTTAGTTTCGAAGTAATAAACTTTGTTAAGAAGTTTaagattttaatatatatatatatatatatatatatatatatataatttttgatgtatatattttatatgttatatacatatttataacgTTTATTAGCCacctaaattatatatatagctACACCACTGAATAGATTGtgttaaaacaattaaaatagtGTAATAAATTAGAAAACCCCACAGGCCACAAATGGTATACATTGAGTTGTGTTTGTGTGGACAAATACAGAGAGACATTGGAGAGCCCCACAAAAGGtacgttttttaaaaaaatttatttataaatatggCACCTTGATTGTTGTTGGCCTATGCTTTAAAATCATAAGCTATAAATTGACTTCTTCAACGATTAACATACTcagaataataatatatgatacaaATAGATGAAATGTacctaaattttatatttatttttttataacgtGTAACAGAATTGAATACGatcaaaatagataaaatatatgtacattttatattattttatattttagaaaaagatatATTGACCTCTTAGGTATCGTTATGTAaagttcattaaaataaaataatatactcattaactttatattattatatcaatgtcttgtttgacaattttttttcaatctatgTATAAGTTTTACActatatttgatttgatattaaatatatataaccaGGAGCGGCTCAAATGTATTGGTGgcctaaaagaaaaattaaaaagggccTTAAACTTAAAGTGCtaataacatttatataatttatttcttttagttttcaCCTCATAATATAactattcttattttaaattatttaataagatATAGTACtcaaaatatgtcaaatttcttctaataattcctacatttttcattaaatgtttactttttctacaaatagtattcgattttgttaaaaataataacttataacctataattataaaaaatgaggCCCCTTAAATTTGCGGACCTAAGacacatgtctttttttttaacactaTCGAGTCACCCATgtatataactaatacatgaaAATCCATATTATGAGTGATGCAAGGAGTTTtaattaatgcatgcattaacatGGTTAAAGTAACAATCACCTCTCAAAGCCTTTTCCACCTACTCGTGAAGGGTTCTTCtgtaaaaataaacaaatataaactatgcaatacatattatttttatgcacaatatataaatatgtcctTTAGGATTGTTGTAGTGGGCATCTACATCCTTCAACTTTCAGTATGCATAactagacacttaaatttgtatagaaTTGAATAATAGACTCATTTGTCTTACATGACAATTTTGTGTTCTAGGTAACGTCCTACATGTATTATGTTACATAAGACATGTCtttctatttgtttaattttttacaaatttaagtACCTGCTTGTGTACATCCAAagttaaagaatataaatatcaGCTAAAATAACGTTAAAAGTATATATCTTTGTTAATTTCTAATATACCAAATacaagtattatatatataccctACCAAACGACCTCTTAACGagatatttgaagaatgaattaatGAGATAAATGTTAGGCTGGTGAGAGGACTAAAGTATGGTGGTAGTGTACTAATTATTTGTTGTACACAGCTAGGGTCCATTACTCTTTACATTGATTCGTCCTCTTTTAAACAGTAAAACACATCTCTTTTATGTTTCAGAATCTTTATATAACTTACTGTGGGCTATTAGTAAAACCATCAtttcaacattactttatatCGATTGTAATTAAATTCTATAGCCGTATTTAGAGTCGTTAACACGGACTTAGCCTATCAGCCTAACATCTTTGAAATGATTAAGTTAATAttacttttaacttttaataaaaatccCTAACATTCGACTAATtgaacaattattatttatgcaAGAATGACACCATAAGGTTTAAACCCCTTGTGCAAATAATACATTTTCCCTTGCACATCACATAAATGGTCCATTTTATTAATGAGTACTACCTACTTAGCTCGTGCAAGAATAAATGCTGTCTCTCCGATTCAAATACGATTTTCATCCAGAGTTCAATATCCATTAATATGTACTTAAATAAAAACTTCTTTAcgtaatgtatttttttttttgtaaagaagATTCGTATGAACTCTTCAATTCCCTTCTAACTCTGCCCACTCTTATCAATTTTCGGTATGTAGAAGAAAATCTTTCAATCAACTTTTAATTGTACGGACTACACTAGATAATATTTTCCCAgccctttttcttatttttttgattagACTATTAACTTGTTCAAAaggaaaattgaattaaaatctCTCATTTTATATTAGGATCCATGAAGTAACAAAATGGatttgggaaacttacataaatatattataataaaaaaatatttaccatttatagcaataatatttttttttcacttgatcacttttaattcatttataatacaagtttaatacatattacaaagaacaatttattattcacatataatacaagttttaatgatggataatacatttatcacacattttaatacacttataatacaatgtgacaattttttaccaaacaaacataatatatttcaaaaacaattataattcaaatatattgcatatataattcacttttaatacatatcaCAGATTTATCACAATAGTGCTATAAATGAtgataaacaaaaagtatcgctaaaatcagtaattactttttaaaatatattaatttatgtaatttttccatggATTTTTAAGTCTGGAAGCAAGTCCAGCAGATTATATTATATGGGCCTGTTAGGATTAGAATCGGCCCATTGGACTATTTATGTTGTCCGATATCGGCCCATTTCAAATGCTAAATGTGAAAAGCAGGCCcatattatgtttgtttaatGTTCATTTAAAGTCAATTTTATCTGTACTCCCTCCTCATAATTTAGAcatcttaaattaaatttagaatCACAATAACCAACTTAAGCGTGATATTTCATGTATTTGTTGAAAATTTGTGAAGTAGTAAGGTACTTTGATAATTTAGGATGAAGATGGtctcaaataattaaatattgcttactataatagtataaaaatataatttaaaaatcttagatttttaaaaaaatatcatgacATTCAGTGAGAGAGTAATAAATTAACTTTCAT is part of the Solanum pennellii chromosome 8, SPENNV200 genome and harbors:
- the LOC107026918 gene encoding protein YABBY 4-like translates to MSSSNSLSLDHLPPPPPSEQLCYVHCNVCDTVLAVSVPCTSLFKTVTVRCGHCTNLLPGWLLPSTNHHHFGHTYFSPSHNLLDEISNATPNFLMNQSNSAHEFVQLPARPGFDDLPRPPPVVNRPPEKRQRVPSAYNRFIKEEIQRIKAGNPDISHREAFSAAAKNWAHFPHIQFGLMPDQTVKRTNVRQQDGEDVLTKDGLFNTSANVSVSPY